A region from the Gemmatimonadota bacterium genome encodes:
- a CDS encoding leucyl aminopeptidase, producing MSLALSARSGRAASANTPMLACLLPVGSGLPSDLRELDKALGGALKRSFDRRDFRGGRDEQLHLVGGSRGPRRILLVGMGSAGSRESALRRAAALAGRQAHRAGVGSLTLVSSGWTPSELEQAAIGVQLGSWEYLEMKTPVPESDRRAPLASVTFLVDDTQSATASLASAAAIGEGYAMARRLANMPGNVCTPDLLADTARDLGKRHKLRVTVLGRKEMEREGMGSFLCVAQGTPQDPKLVAIEYGQGPKGQAPIVLVGKGLCFDTGGISIKPAERMEFMKFDMCGAAGVIGAMEAIARLGLKQNVVGVFGATTNMPSGVAVKPGDIVRASSGKTIEIINTDAEGRLVLADVLHWVKQYHPAAVIDAATLTGACVVALGNSTTGAMGNDDALMAEVIAASRRAAEPAWQLPLTDEYKEQIRSVVADIKNTGGRAGGALTAAAFLNEFVDYPWVHLDIAGTAYGESDLTIMPVGATGVPVGTFVEFVRGRAH from the coding sequence ATGTCCCTTGCCCTGAGTGCGCGTTCCGGTCGCGCAGCATCCGCCAATACGCCGATGCTAGCCTGCCTCCTGCCGGTGGGGAGTGGCCTGCCGTCCGACCTTCGCGAGTTGGACAAGGCGTTGGGTGGGGCCCTCAAGCGCAGTTTTGACCGGCGGGACTTTCGGGGTGGACGGGACGAGCAGCTGCATCTGGTGGGGGGTTCCCGTGGCCCTCGTCGGATCCTCCTCGTGGGCATGGGTAGCGCTGGGTCCAGGGAGTCCGCATTGCGCCGGGCCGCCGCCCTCGCGGGCCGTCAGGCGCACAGGGCGGGGGTCGGCTCCCTAACCCTCGTCTCCTCGGGCTGGACGCCGTCCGAGCTCGAGCAGGCAGCTATTGGGGTCCAGCTGGGGTCATGGGAGTACCTCGAGATGAAGACTCCCGTCCCGGAGTCGGACCGACGGGCGCCGCTGGCCTCCGTGACATTCCTCGTCGACGATACCCAGAGCGCGACGGCGTCTCTGGCTTCCGCGGCCGCCATCGGCGAGGGGTATGCCATGGCACGCCGCCTGGCGAACATGCCTGGCAACGTCTGCACGCCGGACCTGCTGGCCGATACCGCGCGCGACCTCGGGAAGCGCCACAAGCTCCGGGTAACGGTGCTGGGTCGCAAGGAGATGGAGCGCGAAGGGATGGGATCATTCCTCTGCGTCGCGCAGGGCACCCCGCAGGACCCCAAACTGGTGGCCATCGAGTACGGGCAGGGTCCGAAGGGCCAGGCACCGATCGTCCTGGTGGGCAAGGGCTTGTGCTTCGATACGGGAGGCATCTCGATCAAACCCGCGGAGCGCATGGAGTTCATGAAGTTCGACATGTGCGGTGCCGCTGGCGTGATTGGCGCCATGGAGGCGATTGCGCGACTCGGCCTCAAGCAGAATGTCGTTGGAGTGTTCGGGGCCACGACCAACATGCCGAGTGGCGTCGCGGTCAAGCCGGGCGACATTGTGCGCGCGTCCTCGGGCAAGACGATCGAGATCATCAACACAGATGCCGAGGGACGGCTCGTGCTGGCCGACGTGCTGCACTGGGTCAAGCAGTATCACCCGGCCGCCGTGATCGACGCCGCCACGCTCACGGGCGCCTGTGTTGTCGCGCTGGGTAACAGCACGACTGGGGCGATGGGGAACGATGACGCGTTGATGGCAGAGGTGATCGCCGCCTCACGGCGTGCGGCCGAGCCGGCATGGCAACTTCCGCTCACGGACGAGTACAAGGAACAGATCCGCTCCGTCGTTGCCGACATCAAGAACACCGGAGGACGAGCGGGCGGTGCGCTCACGGCGGCCGCATTTCTGAACGAGTTCGTGGACTATCCATGGGTGCATCTGGACATCGCCGGGACGGCGTACGGCGAAAGCGACCTGACGATCATGCCGGTAGGCGCCACCGGGGTGCCGGTGGGAACGTTTGTCGAGTTCGTCCGGGGACGCGCCCACTGA
- a CDS encoding Plug domain-containing protein: MRRWCLRTGLGLLVGAVFHGSAEAQVRDSLRTRADSLKADSLRADSTARARTDSVRQARVDSLRADSLMQQDLAIIREQQKRGDSIKVATPAAEMPRLTEHPGVFRWDREAIGKSGALSLGDLLETVPGVTVFRTGWLASPEHAAYLGDFRAVRVFQDGIELDNLDPRNGEVLEVSMIPLWPLEEVRVERGAFETRVYLQTWRVRSTTPSTRVDIGNGDLQTNAYRGYYGRRFGGGQVLQLGGQQFSTRDPRDVGDGDQLSLFGRTGWARGRWGADVTFMRTRRERTQQERIGGTGMALAPIDLTNGDVTARASYVDTTTGLWAQVIGARLSHRQSAILASANTTGTPSVSDTIPDSTAFAASTRQYVGAIGWTRGGATLSATVRVRDRDGSRSVSPMVRGAVAWWKLDASGTVERRDDLGFLRAEGSVRLQPWSRLALSGAASRTTFDDSTITGSPLAFRGEAAWRVKEMWVGGGVMQRDPARLPPPVLFDTGYRMVPDPAATGLFVTARGRFWKDVGFDATGVRWTESRGFRPEFQSHAKLFIDTDWLTRFPSGNLNIRFALTHDYRTQVPFVLEDDVVVESGQYRLVGFQLEIRLMQATLSYQFRNFLNETYSQVPGFRNSRPAQFYGVRWNFFN, translated from the coding sequence ATGCGTCGCTGGTGTCTCAGGACCGGTCTCGGCCTCCTGGTCGGGGCCGTTTTTCATGGCAGCGCCGAGGCCCAGGTGCGTGATAGCCTGCGCACGCGGGCGGATTCGCTCAAGGCTGATTCGCTGCGGGCGGACTCGACCGCGCGCGCCCGGACGGATTCCGTGCGACAGGCACGGGTCGACTCCCTGCGCGCGGATTCCCTGATGCAGCAGGACCTCGCGATCATCCGCGAACAGCAAAAGCGGGGCGATTCGATCAAGGTGGCGACCCCAGCCGCAGAAATGCCTCGATTGACCGAGCACCCCGGAGTGTTCCGCTGGGATCGCGAGGCCATCGGCAAGAGCGGGGCGCTGTCGTTAGGCGACCTGCTGGAGACCGTCCCTGGGGTGACGGTCTTCCGGACCGGGTGGCTCGCCTCTCCGGAGCACGCCGCGTACCTCGGGGACTTCCGAGCGGTGCGCGTCTTTCAGGACGGTATTGAGCTGGACAACCTGGACCCACGCAATGGGGAGGTCCTGGAGGTCTCGATGATCCCATTGTGGCCACTGGAAGAAGTTCGCGTCGAGCGGGGGGCCTTCGAGACCCGGGTGTACCTCCAGACCTGGAGAGTGCGAAGCACGACTCCGTCCACCCGAGTGGACATCGGGAACGGGGACCTCCAGACCAACGCCTACCGTGGGTACTACGGCCGCCGCTTTGGCGGGGGCCAGGTGTTGCAGCTGGGCGGCCAGCAGTTCTCCACGCGCGACCCACGGGATGTTGGCGATGGAGACCAGCTTTCCCTGTTTGGGCGAACCGGATGGGCCCGGGGGCGGTGGGGGGCTGACGTGACCTTCATGCGCACGCGGCGGGAGCGAACACAGCAGGAGCGCATCGGGGGAACCGGCATGGCCCTGGCGCCGATTGACCTGACCAACGGCGATGTCACCGCGCGTGCCTCCTACGTGGACACGACGACGGGACTCTGGGCCCAAGTGATCGGCGCCCGCCTGTCTCACCGACAGAGCGCCATCCTGGCCTCAGCGAACACGACGGGTACCCCATCGGTGTCTGACACGATCCCCGACTCGACCGCCTTTGCGGCCTCGACCCGACAGTACGTGGGCGCCATCGGCTGGACTCGTGGAGGGGCGACGCTTTCCGCGACCGTACGCGTCCGCGACCGGGACGGCTCCCGTTCAGTGTCGCCCATGGTTCGAGGGGCCGTGGCGTGGTGGAAACTCGACGCCTCGGGCACAGTCGAGCGTCGGGATGACCTTGGGTTCCTCCGCGCCGAGGGATCAGTACGCCTGCAGCCGTGGTCGCGACTCGCGCTGAGCGGGGCCGCCAGTCGCACGACGTTCGACGACTCGACGATCACCGGCTCCCCGCTCGCGTTTCGTGGCGAGGCCGCGTGGCGCGTGAAGGAGATGTGGGTGGGCGGGGGAGTGATGCAGCGTGATCCCGCACGCCTTCCACCGCCAGTGCTCTTCGACACCGGGTACCGCATGGTCCCGGACCCCGCAGCGACCGGGCTATTCGTGACCGCGCGTGGCCGATTCTGGAAGGACGTGGGATTCGACGCCACCGGGGTTCGATGGACCGAGTCGCGTGGCTTCCGCCCCGAGTTCCAGTCCCACGCGAAGCTGTTCATCGATACGGACTGGCTCACACGCTTCCCATCGGGCAACCTCAACATCCGGTTCGCCCTGACCCACGACTACCGAACACAGGTGCCGTTCGTGCTCGAGGATGACGTGGTGGTGGAATCGGGCCAGTATCGCCTCGTGGGCTTCCAATTGGAGATTCGCCTGATGCAGGCGACCCTCTCGTACCAGTTCCGGAACTTTCTCAACGAGACCTATTCGCAAGTGCCCGGATTTCGGAACTCGCGCCCCGCACAGTTCTATGGCGTTCGCTGGAACTTCTTCAACTGA
- a CDS encoding YicC family protein: protein MIRSMTGFGIATGSIGARRVSVDVRSVNHRFLTSTIRLAGELSRFEFEVRELLKKRVTRGHVSLAARFEDAVADRPAIDERRVAAWVAVLRELKGRHDLAGDVDVATVLRLPDVFAREESPGEEDGAALLLLCDQALDAFTSSRTVEGATLAAYLHDRLDRVDTALARVAARAPERVLAHREKIRLAVEELLGGTAVDPQRLATEVALLAERIDVGEEVARFTAHIAAFRQTLVGAPDGVGKRLGFLLQEMLREANTTGSKANDVAITNDVVLIKEELERMREQVENIE from the coding sequence ATGATCCGCAGCATGACAGGGTTCGGCATCGCGACCGGAAGCATTGGGGCCCGACGCGTCTCGGTGGACGTCCGGTCGGTGAATCACCGTTTCCTCACCTCGACGATCCGCCTGGCGGGCGAACTCTCCCGCTTCGAGTTCGAGGTCCGCGAACTGCTCAAGAAGCGGGTGACGCGAGGCCATGTCAGCCTCGCCGCCCGGTTCGAGGATGCCGTGGCCGATCGGCCGGCCATCGACGAACGGCGTGTGGCGGCCTGGGTCGCCGTCCTGCGCGAACTCAAGGGGCGCCACGACCTCGCCGGTGACGTGGATGTGGCCACGGTGCTGCGCCTACCGGACGTCTTTGCCCGGGAGGAGTCCCCCGGCGAAGAAGACGGTGCGGCGCTGCTCCTCCTCTGCGACCAGGCCCTGGACGCGTTCACCAGTTCGCGGACCGTCGAGGGCGCCACACTCGCCGCCTACTTGCACGATCGCCTGGACCGCGTCGACACCGCCCTGGCGCGCGTCGCAGCGCGCGCCCCCGAACGCGTGCTTGCCCATCGCGAGAAGATCCGACTGGCCGTCGAGGAGTTGCTGGGAGGAACCGCCGTGGATCCCCAGCGCCTGGCTACCGAAGTGGCACTCCTCGCTGAACGCATAGACGTCGGCGAGGAAGTCGCGCGATTCACGGCGCATATCGCCGCGTTCCGGCAGACCCTGGTCGGGGCTCCCGACGGGGTGGGAAAGCGCCTCGGCTTCCTGCTTCAGGAAATGCTGCGGGAGGCCAACACGACCGGGTCAAAGGCCAACGACGTGGCCATCACGAACGACGTCGTCCTGATCAAGGAGGAGCTGGAACGTATGCGGGAGCAAGTGGAGAATATCGAGTGA